Proteins encoded by one window of Yersinia massiliensis:
- a CDS encoding transglycosylase SLT domain-containing protein, with product MNPKVGCLMAILLLAGCAKQTPPPQASNGWLKKAPQSGFLNAPKSSAGSTTVAYSDVIKQAASHYGVDETLIKAIIQVESGYNPDVVSTSNAVGLMQIKASTAGRDAYRMKGRNGQPSSGELKDPVKNIDIGAAYINILQNQQLAGINDPQTLRYATIVSYANGAGAMLRTFSSDKRLAVNKINSLSPNEFYQHIQKKHPAAQAPRYLWKVDTAYRAMSE from the coding sequence GTGAATCCAAAAGTCGGTTGCCTAATGGCAATTTTATTGCTGGCGGGGTGTGCGAAACAAACTCCGCCACCGCAAGCAAGTAACGGGTGGCTCAAGAAAGCACCCCAGAGTGGTTTTCTTAACGCGCCGAAAAGCAGCGCCGGTTCAACGACAGTTGCCTATAGCGATGTCATTAAACAAGCTGCCAGCCATTATGGCGTTGATGAAACCTTAATTAAGGCCATTATTCAGGTGGAGTCTGGTTATAACCCAGATGTCGTGAGTACGTCTAATGCCGTGGGTTTGATGCAAATTAAAGCGTCGACTGCGGGTCGTGATGCGTACCGGATGAAAGGGCGCAATGGGCAGCCAAGCTCAGGCGAATTAAAAGATCCAGTGAAGAATATTGATATCGGTGCGGCTTATATCAATATTTTGCAAAACCAACAGTTGGCGGGGATAAATGATCCGCAAACGTTGCGTTATGCCACTATCGTTTCTTATGCCAATGGTGCGGGTGCTATGTTGCGGACTTTCTCATCAGATAAACGTCTGGCAGTGAATAAAATTAATAGTCTCAGTCCCAACGAATTTTATCAGCATATACAAAAGAAGCATCCGGCCGCGCAAGCACCACGTTATTTGTGGAAAGTTGATACCGCTTACCGGGCGATGTCAGAATAA
- a CDS encoding MarC family NAAT transporter, whose amino-acid sequence MQSILELFKAIGLGLVLLLPLANPLTTVALLLGLSGNMTREERNQQSKMASVYVFFIMTIAYYAGQVVMNTFGISIPGLRIAGGLIVAFIGFRMLFPQQSAEDTQLEAKSQDLKKRKSINIAFVPLAMPSTAGPGTIAMIISSAASVQGHTQFSPWVVTVAPVLIFLAVSLILWGSLLSSGAIMRWVGKGGIEAISRLMGFLLVCMGVQFIINGVLDIIANYHPVIA is encoded by the coding sequence ATGCAGAGTATTCTCGAATTATTTAAGGCCATAGGCTTAGGCTTGGTATTACTGTTGCCATTGGCAAACCCATTGACAACGGTGGCTCTGCTACTTGGTTTATCCGGCAATATGACTCGTGAGGAGCGCAATCAGCAGTCGAAGATGGCATCCGTTTATGTCTTCTTTATTATGACCATTGCCTACTACGCCGGTCAGGTCGTCATGAATACCTTTGGTATTTCGATTCCCGGTCTGCGAATTGCGGGTGGGTTGATTGTGGCATTTATTGGCTTTCGCATGCTGTTCCCGCAACAATCGGCTGAAGACACGCAGTTAGAAGCCAAATCACAGGATTTGAAGAAACGTAAATCCATCAATATTGCCTTTGTACCATTGGCGATGCCGAGTACCGCAGGGCCAGGGACTATCGCTATGATCATCAGCTCTGCCGCCTCAGTGCAGGGTCATACCCAGTTTAGTCCATGGGTAGTCACTGTCGCGCCAGTGCTGATATTTCTCGCTGTATCCTTAATCCTCTGGGGTTCATTGCTCAGCTCAGGCGCTATCATGCGCTGGGTTGGCAAAGGTGGCATTGAGGCCATTTCACGCTTGATGGGGTTCTTGCTGGTGTGCATGGGGGTACAATTTATTATCAATGGCGTACTGGATATTATTGCCAACTACCATCCAGTCATTGCATAA
- a CDS encoding L-ribulose-5-phosphate 3-epimerase yields MRQHPLGIYEKALPKQLSWPERLALAKACGFDFVEMSIDETDERLSRLSWSKEQRLSLVDAMLETGITIPSMCLSAHRRFPFGSHDEALRKQAYQLMTQAIQLAKDVGIRTIQLAGYDVYYEEQDEGTVGRFTEGLQWAVQQAAAAQVMLSVEIMDTPFINSISKWKVWDSCLASPWFTVYPDVGNLSAWGNDVSHELSLGIDRIAAIHLKDTYPVTHHSPGQFRDVPFGEGCVDFINVFKTLKQLNYRGAFLIEMWTEKADEPVAEIVQARRWMEQKMRQAGLTT; encoded by the coding sequence ATGCGCCAACATCCATTAGGCATTTATGAAAAAGCCTTACCTAAGCAGCTCAGTTGGCCGGAGCGCTTAGCCTTAGCGAAAGCCTGCGGCTTCGATTTTGTTGAAATGTCTATTGATGAAACAGACGAAAGACTCTCGCGCTTAAGTTGGAGCAAAGAGCAGCGGCTCTCGTTGGTGGATGCAATGTTGGAAACTGGCATTACCATTCCCTCCATGTGTCTCTCCGCTCATCGCCGTTTCCCCTTTGGCAGCCATGATGAGGCACTGAGAAAACAAGCTTACCAGTTGATGACGCAGGCTATTCAATTGGCGAAAGATGTGGGGATTCGTACCATCCAATTAGCGGGTTACGATGTCTATTATGAAGAGCAAGACGAAGGCACCGTAGGCCGATTTACCGAAGGGCTACAATGGGCAGTACAGCAAGCGGCCGCGGCCCAAGTCATGCTGTCTGTGGAGATAATGGACACGCCCTTTATCAACTCAATCAGCAAATGGAAAGTGTGGGATAGCTGCCTTGCCTCACCTTGGTTTACTGTCTACCCCGATGTGGGCAACCTGAGTGCTTGGGGCAATGATGTCAGTCACGAACTGTCGCTAGGTATTGATCGCATTGCAGCAATCCATTTGAAAGACACTTATCCGGTAACCCACCATTCACCAGGGCAATTCCGTGATGTCCCGTTTGGTGAAGGGTGCGTTGATTTTATCAATGTCTTTAAAACGCTTAAGCAACTGAATTATCGTGGTGCTTTCCTCATAGAGATGTGGACAGAGAAAGCGGATGAACCCGTCGCAGAAATTGTTCAGGCTCGTCGATGGATGGAGCAAAAAATGCGACAAGCTGGGCTCACGACATAA
- the ulaD gene encoding 3-keto-L-gulonate-6-phosphate decarboxylase UlaD has product MKTPHARPQLQLALDHTSLDAALATTAQLHPHVDIIEAGTILCISEGIQAVRALRKLYPQHTLVADLKVADAGATLAQQAFSAGANWMTVICAAPLATMATALDVAEQYGGDIQIELFGHWTLQDAKNWRDLGLKQAIYHRGRDAQASGQNWGQADLERMQALSDLGIELSVTGGITPADLPLFHSIAVRAFIVGRALSEAEQPVAVATAFHHAIDATWGK; this is encoded by the coding sequence ATGAAAACTCCGCACGCCAGACCTCAATTGCAACTCGCACTGGACCACACAAGCCTTGACGCTGCATTAGCGACCACCGCACAACTGCATCCTCACGTCGATATTATCGAGGCGGGAACCATTTTATGTATCAGCGAAGGGATTCAGGCCGTCAGAGCTCTGCGTAAACTTTACCCGCAGCATACATTGGTTGCCGATCTGAAAGTCGCTGATGCCGGTGCCACATTGGCCCAGCAGGCCTTCTCTGCTGGCGCAAACTGGATGACGGTTATCTGCGCTGCCCCGCTCGCCACCATGGCCACTGCACTTGACGTTGCCGAGCAGTACGGTGGCGACATTCAGATAGAGCTATTCGGTCACTGGACGCTACAAGATGCAAAGAACTGGCGCGACTTGGGCCTTAAACAAGCGATTTATCACCGAGGTCGTGATGCGCAAGCCAGCGGTCAAAACTGGGGTCAGGCCGATTTAGAACGTATGCAAGCCTTATCTGACTTAGGGATTGAGTTATCAGTCACTGGGGGGATCACACCGGCTGATTTACCGTTATTCCATTCCATCGCGGTGCGCGCTTTTATTGTCGGCCGTGCCTTGTCTGAAGCCGAACAACCGGTTGCTGTTGCGACAGCGTTCCATCACGCCATTGATGCTACTTGGGGGAAATAA
- a CDS encoding FGGY-family carbohydrate kinase — protein sequence MEYWLGIDCGGTFIKAGLYDRDGNECGIARQNLAIISPQPGWAERDMNVLWHAMTDVIRQLLARQITPPSHIQGLGISAQGKGLFLLDKQGKPLGNAILSSDQRALAIVKQWQQDGIPQMLYPTTRQTLWTGHPVSLLRWLKVNQAARYQQIGSVLMAHDYLRYRLTDQLGCEETNISESNLYSMAEGGYQPALAQLLGIEEIVSALPPIVGATDIVGTLTQAASDATGLPVGLPVVGGLFDIVSTALCAGLKDQSRLNAVMGTWAVTSGIADQLQSDLEYPFVYGRYAETGQYIVHEASPTSAANLDWFIQQWLGTEARTADYRQINQWIAALPKVSSSLLFVPFLYGSNAKLGMCAGFYGMQSFHQRPHLAQAIYEGVVFSHMTHLNRMRKRFPEVCALRITGGPAQSAQWMQMFSDISGLPVELPQVEETGCLGASLAAMVGTGRFADFREAQQAITPKLTIMPPDPLVTQAYHEKYLRYQALVAALGTLH from the coding sequence ATGGAATATTGGTTAGGTATCGATTGTGGCGGCACATTTATTAAAGCCGGCTTATATGACAGAGACGGAAATGAATGCGGTATCGCTCGGCAAAATTTAGCCATTATTAGCCCACAACCGGGCTGGGCAGAGCGGGATATGAACGTGCTATGGCATGCCATGACCGACGTCATCCGCCAATTACTTGCCCGTCAGATAACGCCCCCCAGTCATATCCAAGGTCTGGGTATTTCCGCACAAGGTAAGGGTTTGTTTCTGCTTGATAAGCAAGGTAAACCGCTAGGAAACGCCATACTGTCTTCCGACCAGCGCGCGCTGGCCATCGTTAAGCAGTGGCAGCAAGATGGCATACCTCAGATGCTCTATCCTACGACTCGTCAGACACTGTGGACTGGGCATCCTGTCTCATTATTGCGTTGGTTGAAAGTAAACCAAGCTGCCCGATATCAGCAAATTGGCAGTGTCTTGATGGCCCACGATTATCTCCGTTATCGCCTGACTGACCAGTTAGGTTGCGAAGAAACCAATATTTCAGAGTCCAATCTCTATTCAATGGCTGAGGGGGGCTATCAACCTGCGTTAGCCCAATTACTGGGCATCGAAGAAATAGTCAGTGCGCTCCCCCCGATTGTGGGCGCTACAGATATCGTGGGCACCCTAACACAGGCGGCATCCGATGCGACGGGTCTGCCCGTCGGTTTGCCCGTGGTCGGTGGTCTGTTTGATATCGTCTCCACCGCTTTGTGTGCGGGGCTCAAAGATCAAAGCCGCTTAAATGCAGTGATGGGCACTTGGGCGGTGACCTCTGGGATTGCCGACCAGCTTCAATCTGACCTCGAATATCCCTTTGTTTATGGACGTTATGCCGAAACCGGCCAATATATCGTGCATGAAGCGAGCCCGACATCTGCCGCTAATCTGGATTGGTTTATCCAACAATGGTTGGGCACTGAGGCAAGGACAGCCGACTACCGACAAATTAACCAATGGATCGCCGCGTTACCCAAGGTCAGTAGCTCACTATTATTTGTGCCGTTTTTATATGGCTCGAATGCCAAGTTAGGCATGTGCGCCGGATTTTATGGCATGCAGTCCTTCCACCAGCGCCCCCATCTGGCACAGGCCATTTATGAAGGCGTGGTATTTAGCCATATGACCCATCTCAATCGAATGCGAAAACGCTTCCCAGAAGTGTGTGCATTACGTATCACCGGCGGACCCGCTCAATCAGCGCAATGGATGCAAATGTTCTCTGATATTAGTGGGTTACCGGTGGAACTCCCTCAGGTGGAAGAAACCGGCTGCTTGGGCGCGTCACTGGCCGCCATGGTGGGTACAGGGCGCTTTGCTGATTTCAGAGAAGCTCAACAGGCCATCACGCCAAAACTCACCATCATGCCACCTGACCCTCTGGTCACGCAGGCTTACCACGAGAAATATCTGCGCTACCAAGCTCTAGTCGCTGCACTTGGCACCTTGCATTAG
- the yiaK gene encoding 3-dehydro-L-gulonate 2-dehydrogenase, producing the protein MRVSYQQLKAEFKRVLLARKVNEATADACAEMFAQTTEYGVYSHGVNRFPRFIQQLEAGDIVPEAIPTRASAFGAIEQWDAHQAIGNLTARQMMDRAMVLADKQGIGVVALRNANHWMRGGAYGWQAAEKGYIGICWTNAIAVMPPWGAKECRIGTNPLIIAIPGETITMVDMSMSMFSYGRLEVNRLAGNTLPVDGGFDNDGNLTRDPAIIEENRRILPMGYWKGSGLSIVLDMMATLLSGGLSVAEVSEDKSDEFCISQVFMAIDVDRLIDGKTRDEKLKRICDYVIQAERDNPEVAIRLPGHKFPRIKAENQRDGIPVNETVWAKILAL; encoded by the coding sequence ATGAGAGTGAGCTATCAGCAGTTAAAGGCCGAATTTAAGCGAGTGCTTTTGGCGCGAAAAGTGAATGAAGCAACCGCCGATGCCTGCGCTGAGATGTTCGCGCAAACCACTGAGTACGGTGTTTATTCACATGGAGTCAATCGATTCCCGCGTTTCATTCAACAATTAGAAGCGGGTGACATCGTTCCCGAAGCCATCCCCACCAGAGCTTCTGCCTTTGGTGCCATTGAACAATGGGATGCTCATCAGGCCATCGGCAACCTCACCGCTCGACAGATGATGGACAGAGCCATGGTCTTGGCCGACAAGCAAGGGATTGGCGTAGTGGCGTTGCGTAACGCCAACCATTGGATGCGGGGCGGAGCCTATGGCTGGCAAGCAGCAGAGAAAGGTTATATCGGTATCTGCTGGACAAACGCTATTGCGGTTATGCCACCTTGGGGAGCAAAAGAGTGCCGCATTGGGACGAATCCGTTGATCATCGCGATACCCGGTGAAACCATCACCATGGTGGATATGTCGATGTCGATGTTCTCCTACGGCAGGCTGGAAGTTAACCGGCTAGCAGGCAATACCCTCCCCGTTGATGGCGGCTTCGATAATGATGGCAATCTGACCCGTGACCCCGCCATTATTGAGGAGAATCGCCGTATTCTACCTATGGGCTATTGGAAAGGGTCAGGCTTATCCATCGTGTTAGATATGATGGCTACCCTGCTCTCTGGTGGCCTATCAGTCGCGGAAGTCAGCGAAGATAAGTCAGATGAATTCTGCATTTCACAGGTGTTTATGGCCATTGATGTTGATCGGCTGATTGACGGCAAAACACGCGATGAGAAGCTAAAACGCATTTGTGATTATGTCATCCAAGCTGAGCGCGATAATCCAGAGGTGGCTATTCGTCTACCGGGGCACAAATTCCCACGTATCAAAGCAGAAAATCAGCGCGATGGTATTCCGGTGAATGAAACTGTTTGGGCAAAAATCTTAGCGCTTTAA
- a CDS encoding SMP-30/gluconolactonase/LRE family protein: MLAETDIRELSAVLAADSQLACLCSPAIWAEGPVWLPQENAVVFSDVKGNRMFRWHRSGELSLYRSSANFANGNARLADGSIVSCEHGRRAISRTDPQGNITLLVDRIDGKRFNSPNDIVVKSDGTLWFTDPPYGITGDDEGYKSESQVIGCYLYCFDPKDNSLNIAACDLQRPNGLAFSPDEQFMYVADMSIVDFPTQGRRQLRLYPVKDRQLGEGRFFADVAPGFPDGFCVDHAGNVFCSCADGVLVFTPQAVLLGKIPVPEQVSNCTFGGPDGDELYITAGKSLYRIRLNTYG, translated from the coding sequence ATGCTGGCTGAAACGGATATCAGGGAATTATCGGCGGTGTTGGCCGCCGATAGCCAACTGGCGTGCTTATGCTCGCCAGCGATTTGGGCTGAGGGGCCCGTTTGGTTACCACAAGAAAATGCTGTCGTTTTCAGCGATGTAAAAGGCAATCGCATGTTCCGCTGGCACCGCAGTGGTGAGCTAAGCCTTTATCGTTCATCGGCTAATTTTGCTAATGGCAATGCTCGTCTGGCTGATGGGTCGATAGTCAGTTGTGAACACGGCCGACGCGCCATTAGCCGGACTGACCCACAGGGAAATATCACGTTATTGGTCGACCGCATTGACGGCAAACGATTTAATTCACCCAACGATATCGTGGTGAAATCTGACGGCACGTTATGGTTTACCGATCCTCCTTATGGCATTACCGGCGATGATGAGGGGTATAAATCGGAAAGCCAGGTGATTGGCTGTTATCTCTACTGTTTTGATCCAAAAGATAATTCACTGAACATCGCGGCCTGCGACTTGCAGCGGCCCAACGGGTTAGCATTTTCGCCAGATGAACAATTTATGTATGTGGCAGATATGTCTATCGTCGACTTTCCAACACAGGGACGGCGGCAATTACGGCTTTATCCCGTCAAGGATCGGCAATTGGGCGAGGGGCGTTTTTTTGCTGACGTTGCGCCAGGTTTCCCAGATGGTTTCTGTGTCGACCATGCCGGCAATGTGTTTTGCAGTTGCGCCGATGGTGTTTTGGTCTTTACCCCACAGGCCGTGTTGTTAGGCAAAATTCCTGTTCCAGAGCAAGTTTCAAACTGTACCTTTGGCGGGCCAGACGGCGACGAACTCTATATCACCGCGGGAAAGTCGCTCTACCGTATCCGGCTAAATACCTATGGTTAA
- a CDS encoding ABC transporter substrate-binding protein, translating to MKRNLILQGLLFTGVLATTLPSWADSYLDEAKAAVSKATSSVTEWDGPTTGPALQPNKHIIFIASDMKNGGVQGVQEGLSQAAKAAGWKLETLDGGGSVKDQLSSLNQAIAQKPDGIVIGGWNPNVAKIPLKKAIAQGIVLTAWHAVPEPGPVPNYNIFYNVTSDSNDVARIAALYAVAKSEGQAKVLIFTDSLYQIALDKANVMKQTIEKCTGCQVVEFIDTPLADTANRMPAMTFSLLQKHGDNFQYALAINDLYFDFMAPALKTAGKGGKNAPYNISAGDGSISAYQRIRSADSQSATVPEPLKLHGWQLLDEFNRAFAKQPPSGYVTPAHLVTRDNISSDGGDKQMFDPQNDYQGHYKAIWGIK from the coding sequence ATGAAACGTAATTTGATCTTACAGGGCTTACTTTTTACCGGTGTACTTGCCACCACATTACCCAGCTGGGCAGATAGTTATCTTGATGAGGCTAAAGCCGCCGTGAGCAAAGCAACATCCAGTGTCACCGAGTGGGATGGCCCCACTACCGGCCCAGCATTGCAACCGAACAAGCACATTATCTTTATCGCGTCTGACATGAAGAATGGCGGCGTACAAGGAGTACAAGAGGGGTTATCACAAGCCGCTAAAGCTGCGGGCTGGAAACTGGAAACTCTCGATGGCGGCGGCTCGGTAAAAGATCAGCTATCGTCGTTAAATCAAGCCATTGCACAAAAACCAGATGGCATTGTTATCGGTGGCTGGAACCCGAACGTTGCTAAAATCCCGCTCAAAAAAGCGATTGCACAAGGCATTGTGCTAACAGCTTGGCATGCCGTTCCCGAACCGGGGCCAGTACCGAACTACAATATTTTCTACAACGTTACATCCGACTCAAATGATGTGGCCCGTATCGCAGCACTGTATGCCGTAGCGAAATCGGAAGGCCAAGCTAAGGTGCTGATTTTCACTGATTCGCTTTATCAAATCGCCTTAGATAAAGCCAATGTGATGAAGCAGACCATTGAAAAATGTACCGGATGTCAGGTTGTCGAGTTTATCGATACCCCGCTGGCAGACACGGCCAACCGTATGCCAGCAATGACCTTCAGCTTGCTGCAAAAGCACGGTGATAACTTCCAATATGCTTTGGCCATTAACGACCTCTATTTTGACTTTATGGCGCCAGCGCTTAAGACCGCAGGTAAAGGAGGCAAAAATGCGCCGTACAACATTTCAGCGGGTGATGGTTCGATTTCGGCCTATCAGCGTATCCGCTCTGCTGATAGCCAATCTGCCACCGTGCCAGAACCGCTAAAACTCCATGGCTGGCAGTTATTGGATGAATTTAACCGTGCTTTCGCCAAACAACCCCCATCAGGTTATGTAACGCCAGCCCATCTCGTCACCCGCGACAATATCAGCAGTGACGGTGGCGATAAGCAGATGTTTGACCCACAGAATGATTATCAGGGCCACTATAAAGCTATCTGGGGCATCAAGTAG
- a CDS encoding ABC transporter permease, producing the protein MSKTSIKSTALEQRVSLSEHGFGAWAMQGMTRYGLLLLCFILVLVFSLTTPSFASMLTLQAILASKSKIALLALAATIPMIVGKIDLNVGFGIVLWHILAITLQVQYGFSWQFAVLTVLILSALYGLLNGILVALADIDSFVATLGSGTVLYALALWHSGGRQIVGDLPDAFIALHHTEIFGIPIVAFYVLIIAVVLWLITEHTPLGRCMYAVGGNPAAARLNGISVNRFTIGAFVASSVLTGFSGVLIAAEQGVGQASVGMDYLLPALVGAFLGSTTIRPGRVNIWGTVVGISILAIGIAGIQQFGGEFWVEPLFNGATLLLSITLAGYAQRRRLLNQKAIKPSQVQGNTKNVINS; encoded by the coding sequence ATGTCTAAAACATCGATAAAATCGACAGCGCTTGAACAACGCGTCAGCCTCAGTGAGCACGGTTTCGGTGCTTGGGCCATGCAAGGTATGACCCGCTACGGTTTACTGTTGCTGTGCTTCATCTTAGTCTTGGTTTTCTCACTGACCACGCCGTCGTTCGCCTCAATGCTCACATTGCAGGCTATTTTAGCCAGCAAATCAAAAATTGCGTTGCTGGCGCTGGCTGCCACCATTCCCATGATTGTTGGCAAAATCGACTTAAACGTCGGTTTCGGTATCGTGCTCTGGCACATCTTAGCGATCACCCTGCAAGTGCAATATGGCTTTTCATGGCAATTCGCCGTCCTGACTGTGCTCATTCTCTCTGCACTTTATGGGCTTTTAAACGGGATTTTAGTGGCACTAGCCGATATTGACAGCTTTGTTGCCACATTAGGCTCAGGTACGGTGCTCTATGCCCTCGCCCTCTGGCACTCTGGTGGCCGTCAAATCGTTGGGGACTTGCCAGATGCTTTTATTGCCCTACATCACACCGAAATATTCGGTATTCCCATCGTGGCCTTTTATGTCTTGATTATTGCCGTGGTGCTATGGCTTATCACCGAACACACGCCGCTCGGTCGTTGCATGTATGCGGTGGGCGGCAATCCTGCGGCTGCAAGGCTCAATGGGATTTCAGTCAATCGTTTTACTATCGGTGCCTTTGTCGCTTCGAGTGTATTAACTGGCTTCAGTGGCGTACTTATTGCCGCTGAACAAGGGGTTGGTCAGGCCAGTGTCGGAATGGACTATCTGCTACCTGCACTGGTAGGGGCTTTCCTGGGGAGTACCACTATTCGTCCGGGTAGAGTGAATATCTGGGGAACGGTTGTTGGGATTTCGATTCTGGCCATTGGTATTGCCGGCATTCAACAATTTGGCGGCGAATTCTGGGTTGAGCCTCTGTTCAACGGTGCCACACTGCTGCTTTCTATCACATTAGCCGGTTACGCCCAACGGCGCAGATTATTAAATCAAAAAGCCATCAAACCCAGCCAAGTGCAGGGTAATACTAAAAATGTCATCAATTCTTAA
- a CDS encoding sugar ABC transporter ATP-binding protein, with protein MNTTEQGHPILSMRHIIKGFGGNIAVNDVSLDVMPGEVLALLGENGAGKSTLIKVLAGVYPRDSGEILFQGNNIRSAAEIKSDTHQPIAFIHQDLGLIDWMTVAENMALVMGFPRRLGLINWSAIRQQASRALQDIGIDLSPDARVFELSRTEKSLLAIARAVAVNAEVLVLDEPTASLPANDVRHLFEVINRLRAKQVGMIYVTHRLDEVIEIADRVCVMRDGRYVAGGHTADYTLRDLVQMIVGEAMGDSQREPLPVANKPVLQLKNVVVGEIGPVTFNLQPGEMLALAGLRGAGQEELGRLLFGLRHCDHGEIIFRDHPYTASSPQEAMDAGVSLVAGDRTGESLVMSMSVRENLFINPIASGHKLLSRYSTRREVGESWWKVQLFDVRPKDVNIDISALSGGNQQKVVMARWMHLGAPLLILEDPTAGVDVGARAEIYHLLNKSLAEGVAVLVISNDLEEIAHICNRALVFNRGEVVGELRNEQVSFANLLELASASTGEATPV; from the coding sequence ATGAATACCACCGAACAGGGCCACCCCATTCTCTCGATGCGCCATATCATCAAAGGATTTGGCGGTAATATCGCGGTCAATGATGTCAGCCTTGATGTCATGCCTGGCGAAGTATTGGCTTTACTCGGTGAAAACGGTGCAGGTAAATCCACCTTAATCAAGGTGCTCGCAGGCGTCTACCCACGTGACAGCGGTGAGATTTTATTTCAAGGAAATAACATCCGTTCTGCCGCCGAAATTAAAAGTGATACTCATCAGCCTATCGCTTTTATTCATCAGGATCTCGGGTTGATTGACTGGATGACTGTTGCTGAGAATATGGCGCTTGTGATGGGCTTCCCACGCCGATTAGGCTTAATCAATTGGTCAGCAATTCGCCAGCAAGCCAGCCGTGCATTACAGGATATCGGCATCGATCTTTCCCCCGATGCCCGTGTCTTCGAACTCTCTCGTACAGAAAAGTCACTGTTAGCCATTGCCCGTGCCGTGGCCGTCAATGCGGAAGTGTTAGTGCTGGATGAACCAACGGCTTCACTCCCTGCCAATGATGTCCGACATTTATTTGAAGTCATTAATCGCTTACGAGCAAAGCAAGTCGGCATGATTTACGTGACTCATCGTTTAGATGAAGTGATTGAAATTGCCGATCGCGTTTGTGTAATGCGCGATGGGCGTTACGTTGCAGGGGGACATACTGCAGATTATACATTGCGAGACTTGGTCCAGATGATTGTGGGGGAAGCGATGGGCGATTCTCAGCGCGAACCCTTACCGGTGGCTAACAAACCCGTATTACAACTCAAAAATGTCGTTGTGGGCGAGATTGGCCCCGTCACGTTCAATCTGCAACCGGGTGAGATGCTGGCGTTGGCCGGTTTGCGGGGAGCCGGTCAAGAAGAGTTGGGCCGCCTATTGTTTGGTTTACGCCATTGCGATCATGGCGAAATTATTTTCCGTGATCATCCCTACACGGCTTCTTCACCGCAGGAAGCGATGGACGCAGGTGTCTCATTGGTGGCTGGCGATCGCACGGGCGAAAGCTTAGTGATGTCGATGTCGGTGCGTGAAAATTTATTCATTAATCCAATCGCAAGCGGCCACAAGCTCCTTTCTCGTTATAGCACTCGCCGCGAGGTCGGTGAAAGTTGGTGGAAAGTACAGTTATTCGATGTTCGTCCCAAAGACGTCAATATTGATATCAGCGCCCTTTCCGGCGGTAATCAACAAAAAGTGGTTATGGCTCGCTGGATGCATCTTGGCGCACCCTTACTGATTCTTGAAGATCCCACCGCAGGCGTGGATGTGGGTGCTCGGGCCGAGATTTATCATCTACTCAACAAATCCTTAGCAGAAGGCGTCGCTGTTTTAGTGATTTCCAATGATTTAGAGGAAATCGCGCATATCTGTAACCGAGCATTGGTCTTTAATCGTGGCGAAGTTGTCGGCGAACTGCGTAATGAGCAGGTCTCGTTCGCGAATTTATTGGAGCTGGCATCTGCCAGCACCGGGGAAGCTACACCTGTTTAA